CCGAGCGGGGCGAGCGAGATCTGCACGCCGCAGTCGGCCAGCGCGTCGAGCTCGCGGGCGGTCGGGTCCTGGGCGGCGGCCTGCTCGTCGGTGACCAGCCGGGTGATGCCCTCCGTCGGCACCGTCTGGAACATGGTGTCCGCACCGAGCTTGGTGTGGTCGGCGAGGACGATCACCTCCGTCGCCGACTGCACCAGGGCACGGTCCACGCTGGCGGACAGCATGTTGGTGGTGGACAGGCCGCGGTCCGCGGTCAGGCCGCTGCCCGAGACGAAGGCCTTGGTGACCCGCAGCCCGGCCAGCGACTGCTCGGCGCCGCTGCCCACCAGGGCGTAGTTGGAGCCGCGCAGGGTGCCGCCGGTCATCACCACCTCCACCCGGTTGGCGTGCGCCAGGGCCTGAGCCACCAGCAGGGAGTTGGTGACCACGGTGAGACCGGGCACCCGGGCGAGCCGGCGGGCCAGCTCCTGGGTGGTGGTGCCGGCGCCGACGACCACGGCGTCGCCCTCCTCCACCAGGCCGGCGGCCAGGTCGGCGATGGCGCTCTTCTCGGCCGCGGCGAGATGGGTCTTCTGCGGGTAGCC
The Kitasatospora paranensis genome window above contains:
- a CDS encoding DeoR/GlpR family DNA-binding transcription regulator; this encodes MVRANGAVSLRELARVVQTSEVTVRRDVRALEAEGLLDRRHGGAVLPGGFSREPGYPQKTHLAAAEKSAIADLAAGLVEEGDAVVVGAGTTTQELARRLARVPGLTVVTNSLLVAQALAHANRVEVVMTGGTLRGSNYALVGSGAEQSLAGLRVTKAFVSGSGLTADRGLSTTNMLSASVDRALVQSATEVIVLADHTKLGADTMFQTVPTEGITRLVTDEQAAAQDPTARELDALADCGVQISLAPLGPPAEPSAHGGQPHAPQVHQAPPGPAGMRRAAPPGAPLPGQRRPGVHSGLMRPIATGRP